In a genomic window of Veillonellales bacterium:
- the fliB gene encoding flagellin lysine-N-methylase: protein MAKMRTILQPQYVAKFRCIGPACEDSCCIGWQVPIDKTTYQKYRKCADEKLRSQMDDKVTRNRGANMADDNYAKVKLNDDNSCPFIDSDRLCAIQRQLGEEWLSLTCATYPRITNKVNGTLERSMTLSCPEAARLALLTTGLMEFDQLEESDSIRYNPEKNIDTDDIKLAAKPQRYLWELRIFIITLLQNRVYPLWQRLVVLGLFCNQLTELVGNGKVHDIPMLIGTYLNRLEQGDILSNMEAIPEKQTIQMELLKELADERFATGIISPRFLAYFAEFLQGIQYMEAAGKAEIGVRYAEAYERYYQPFMEQHEYILENYLVNYVFKNLFPFEGEKHIFDNFMLLVVHYAMIKMMLIGMSGFHKDKFGMDQVLNLIQSFVKVVEHSPSYLKKVCDLLKANQMNTLPYMTILIKN, encoded by the coding sequence ATGGCAAAAATGCGAACAATCCTGCAGCCTCAGTACGTAGCGAAGTTCCGGTGCATCGGTCCGGCCTGCGAAGACAGCTGTTGTATTGGCTGGCAAGTACCGATTGATAAAACGACTTACCAAAAGTATCGTAAATGTGCTGATGAAAAATTGCGCTCGCAGATGGATGACAAAGTGACCCGCAATCGCGGCGCCAATATGGCGGATGATAATTATGCCAAAGTAAAACTCAATGATGATAATTCCTGCCCGTTTATCGATAGCGACCGGCTCTGCGCGATTCAGCGACAGTTGGGCGAGGAATGGCTGTCCCTTACTTGTGCCACCTATCCCCGTATTACGAATAAAGTGAATGGAACATTAGAAAGGTCAATGACTTTATCTTGTCCGGAAGCTGCTCGGCTGGCATTACTGACCACCGGATTGATGGAGTTTGATCAGTTGGAAGAATCCGACAGTATTCGGTATAACCCGGAAAAAAACATCGATACCGATGATATTAAACTTGCGGCGAAGCCGCAAAGATATCTCTGGGAGCTGCGTATCTTTATAATCACACTCCTGCAGAATCGCGTTTATCCTCTTTGGCAGCGCCTTGTCGTCCTCGGGCTGTTTTGCAATCAGCTTACCGAACTTGTCGGTAATGGCAAAGTACATGATATTCCGATGCTCATCGGTACGTATCTGAACCGTTTGGAACAAGGCGATATCCTCAGCAATATGGAGGCGATCCCCGAAAAGCAGACGATTCAGATGGAACTATTGAAAGAATTAGCCGATGAACGGTTTGCTACCGGTATAATTAGCCCCCGCTTTTTGGCGTATTTTGCTGAATTTCTGCAGGGAATTCAGTATATGGAGGCTGCTGGCAAAGCGGAGATCGGCGTTCGTTATGCCGAGGCTTATGAACGGTATTATCAGCCGTTTATGGAACAACATGAATATATACTGGAAAACTATCTGGTTAATTATGTATTTAAAAATCTATTCCCCTTTGAGGGAGAGAAGCATATTTTTGATAATTTTATGCTGCTTGTTGTGCATTATGCGATGATAAAGATGATGCTTATAGGTATGTCCGGGTTCCATAAGGATAAATTCGGCATGGATCAAGTGCTGAATCTGATTCAGTCTTTCGTCAAAGTTGTCGAGCATAGTCCCTCTTATTTGAAGAAAGTGTGTGATTTGCTTAAAGCCAATCAGATGAATACTCTGCCGTATATGACGATACTGATCAAGAATTAA